Sequence from the Feifania hominis genome:
GGCAAGCTCGCCCAGGAGGAGAGCTTTGTCTTTGCCCCGGAGGACTACGACGACGAGCCTGCGGCCCTCGGGGAATTTGTCAAGCAGTTCTATGAGGTGCGCCGCGACATCCCGGGCGAGATTCTGCTCAGCGGAGATGTGGAGGACCGCGAGCTCATCGAGGCCTTTCTCACCCAGCGGGCCGGCCGCAGGGTGAGGCTGCGCGTACCGCAGCGCGGGGAGCTCAAAAAGCTCACCAACATGGTCTGCAAGAACGCGCAGGACAGGCTCGCGCGCATGCTGCCGCGCGAGGAGAAAGTCAAAAAGACCATCGCCGAGCTTCAGCAGAAGCTCGGCCTGCCAAAGCCGCCGGTGCGCATTGAGGCGATTGACATCTCCAACACCGCCGGCAGCGATGTAGTGGGCGCGATTATCGTCTTTGAAAACGGCGAGCCGAAGAAGAGCGGCTATAAAAAATACAAGATCAAGAGCTTTGACGGACAGGATGACTACGCAGCCATGCGCGAAGTGCTCTACCGGCGCTTCCGGCGCTATCAGGAGGGGGACGCGGGGTTTGACACGCTGCCCGACCTGCTGCTGCTCGACGGCGGAAAGGGGCATGTCGCAACCGTGAGGCCTCTGCTCGAGGAGATGGAGATTCCCGTGCCGGTCTTCGGCATGGTCAAGGATGACCGCCACCGCACGCGCGGCCTCACCACCGACAGTGAGGAGATCACCATCTCACCGGCGAGTCCAGCTTTTGTGCTTGTCGGGCGGATTCAGGAGGAGGTCCACCGCTTTGTCATCGAATACCACCGCAGCACGCGCGGCAGGAAGATGCTGCGATCAGGGCTCTCGGCCGTACCGGGGCTCGGGCCGACGCGGGTGAAGAATCTGCTCACGGAGTTTAAGACCATTGAGAACATCCGCCGCGCATCCATCGACGATCTGTGCCGTGTCAAGGGAATGACCCGCCGCGCCGCCGAGAACATCAAGCGGCATTACGGGGAACTTTCTTGACGGCGGGAATTGCGGTGTTGTATGATGGAGAGGAACAAGCACAGTGGGAGTGAATCATGAGAGTAATTACCGGCACGGCCCGGGGCATCCGTCTGACGACACCGCCCGGCCTTGACACAAGACCCACCATCGACCGCGTCAAGGAGGCGGTCTTCAGCAAGATACAATTTGAAATCGAGGGGCGCGACGTGCTCGATCTGTTTGCCGGAAGCGGCCAGATGGGCATTGAGGCGCTCAGCCGCGGCGCGCGGCACTGCGATTTCTGCGATCTGGACCAGCGCGCCTGCGACTGCATTCGGGACAACCTTCTGCGCACCGACCTGGAGCAGAGCGGCGAGATCTATGCCATCGACTATCTGCGTATGCTCTCCTTTGCACAGCGGACGAGGCGCTACGGGCTCGTCTTTCTCGATCCGCCCTATCAGCAGGATGATCTCGAGCGGTCGCTTGAGCATCTGGCAAACGGGGACATTCTGACCGACGACGCGGTGGTCGTGTGCGAGTGCGGGCTTGAAAAAGAGCTGCCCGAGACGGCCGGCTGCCTTGTCAAGGGCAAGAGCGCGCGCTACGGCAAGGTCAGAATCGAAGTCTATCGAAGAGAGACAAGGTGAGACGATGAAAACAGCTGTCTGTCCCGGCAGTTACGACCCGGTGACCATCGGCCACATGGATGTGATCCGCCGCACGGCCGGTCTGTTTGACCGGGTGGTGGTGACGGTGCTTGTAAACAGAGAAAAGACGCCGCGCTTCTCGCTCGAAGAGCGCGTCGCCATGCTCGAGAAGTGCGTGGCGGGGATCCCCGGCGTGTCGGTCGACGTCTACGAGGGACTGCTCGCGGACTATGTGCAGAAAATCGGAGCGGCCGCCGTGGTCAAGGGAGTGCGCGACTTCATGGACTACGCCATGGAGACGAGAATGGCGCAGATCAACCGCAAAATCGGCGCGCAGCCGGTTGAGACTCTGCTGCTGCCCGCGCGGGCGGAGCTTCTCCACGTCAGCTCCAGCACCGTGTGGCAGATTGCGCGCGCCGGCGGTGAAATCAAAGATTATATCCCGCCGCAGATATGGGTAGAAATAGAGAAACGCCTTGCCGAAACGGAGGAGAGTAAATGAATACACAGGATTGTATTGAACGCTTGGAAGATGTCATTGATGAGGCCTGGAATCTGCCGCTGTCAAACGGCAAGTGCGTGGTGGACGCCGAGACCATCCGGGAGCTGGTGCGCGAAGTGCGCGACAGTCTGCCGGGCGAGCTTGAGCAGGCGATGAAGATCGTCAAGGATCGAAACGACATCATCACCACGGCCCGCCATGAGGCCGAGGTCATTGTCAAAAACGCGCAGGAGAAAGCGAGAGCTCTGGTCAGCCGGGATGAGATCGTGCTCGAGGCGCGCAAGCAGGGAAATGAGCTTCTCGCCTCGGCGAAGAAGCAGGCGGCCGACATCGTCAATCTCGCCAACGAGCAGGCGAGCGCGTTGGTTGCCGACACCAACCGCCATGTGAGCGATCTGATGAGCGAGACCAACGAAAAAGTCCGCGAGATGAAACAGATGGCAAACGACTATGCCGACGATATGATGCGCAAGATGAGCGAGGTGCTGGGCGCCGCGCTGACCGACGTGCGTCAGACCTATCAGACCTTTAAAAACAACAGACTGTAACCGACGGCAGCACCGACTGCCGCCCCGGCGGACCTCATTGAGGTCCGCCGTTTTTTTTGCTTTTTCAGACACTACTATATCTAGTGGCTGGGTGGATTTGAGACACAATTGGCTTAAATTTCTACCTCTGATTTTTCAAAAAGGAGTTGTCAACGGAGGAAATACCGTTTAAAATGTTAATAAAGTGGTGGAAAGTGTTAGTAAGTGACATTAAGTGGTGAATTTCACCCGAAAGACGGACAAGTTTGTGAAGGAGGGGAAGCTGCGGTGCTGATCGGTCAATACAAGCACAATGTCGATCTCAAGGGCCGGCTCATCATGCCGCAGAAATTCCGCGACGACCTGGGGGAGACATACATCGTCACCCGGGGGCTCGACAGCTGCCTGTTCGTCTACCCCATGAAAGAGTGGGAAGTGCTCGCCGAGCGCATCAAGGCTCTGCCCATGGCCAAGGGGCGCGAGCTGCAGCGGTTCTTCTTCGCCAACGCCGAAGAGGTGGTGACCGACGCGCAGGGCCGTATGCTGATTCCGGCAAATCTTCGCCAGTATGCGGGGCTCAAAAAAGAGGCGGTCGTCATCGGTTCGCTCACCCGGGTCGAGATCTGGGACCGCCAGAGCTGGGAAAACGCCTGTGAGAATCTCACCGGTAGCGCTGTGGAAGAGGCCATGATCGAACTTGGATTTTAAGGGGTTGAGAGTGTGGAACTGACCCATCGTCCGGTTCTGCTCGACGAGTGCATCAACGCGCTGAACATCCGCCCCGACGGGATCTATGTCGACGGAACGCTCGGCGGCGGTGGACATGCCCGGGAGGTGCTCGGGCGTCTGACCACCGGTCGGCTGATCGGCATCGACCAGGACGACTACGCCGTCGCGCGGGCAGGTGAGAGACTGGCCTGCTTTGGTGAACGGTTGAACATTGTGCACGACAACTTCAAAAACATCAGACCGATTCTCTCGCGCCTCGGCATCCGGGGTGTCGACGGCGTGCTTCTCGATCTCGGCGTGTCCTCCTTTCAATTTGACGACGGCGCGCGGGGTTTTTCCTACCAGCACGATGCGCGCCTCGATATGCGCATGTCGAAGGAGAATCCGCTCACGGCTTACGACGTGGTAAACACCTATTCCCAGCAGGAGCTCACCAGAGTGCTGCGCGACTATGGCGAGGAGAAATTTGCCCCGCGCATTGCCCGAAAAATCTGTGAGAGCCGTCAGACAAAGCCGGTTGAGACGACTTTTGAGCTCGTGGAGTTGATCAAGGCGGGCATCCCCGCGGCGGCGCGCCGCGAGGGCGGACACCCGGCCAAGCGCAGCTTTCAGGCGCTTCGCGTGGAGGTCAACAACGAGCTCGGCATTCTGGAACAGAGCATCCGCGACATTGTGGAAGTACTCAATCCCGGCGGACGCATCTGCATCATCACGTTTCAGTCGCTGGAGGATCGAATCGTCAGCGGAACCTACAAAAAACTCGCCACCGGCTGTACCTGCCCGCCGGACTTTCCGGTGTGTGTGTGCGGGAAGAGCCCGGTTGTCAGAATCATCACCAAAAAGCCCATTCTGCCGGGCGAAAGGGAACTCGGCGAGAACAACCGCAGCCACTCGGCCCGGCTTCGCGTTGCCGAAAAAATGAAAGGAGAGGAGGGGACCGTATGCAGAACGTAAACCGACAGAGCGTGGCCTATGACTTTTCCATGTTTGACGAGCGCAGCCGCGAGATTGAACGCCGGCGCGAGCAGAACAACATTGTCGATCTGATCAGCAAGCGCAAGAAGAAGAGAAAGGCGCGCGCGGTATTTTTAAACATCCTCTGCTGCGTTCTCCTCGTGGGTCTGCTCTCGACGCAGATTTACAGCTACACAACCCTCAATGAACTGACAAGCGACATCAGCCGCCAGAAGAAGACGCTCGATGAGCTGCAGGCGCAGGAGAAACTGCTCAACATCGACCTCGAAAAGCAGATTGATCTCACCTCGGTCGAGGAGATTGCAACGAACACTCTCTTCATGGAGAAAGCCGATAAGAATCAGATCAGCTACATCAGTACGGCGAGTGTCGACAACGGCGAGATCATCGGCGGTGACAGCCGTAATTTCTTCGAGAAGCTGCGTGACGATGTGCTGCAAAAGATCAGCAGCATCGCCGCATATTTGAACGGTTGAATTACTATAATGAACTGATGAGAATTGAGAGTGGGGAATGATCAGACAGCATTCTCGGCTCTCAATTTTCCCATTCCAAGGAGATTTGCGCAGCAGACAGCGCTGCTTGAGCGAGGTGGCAACATGAACAAAGGTCTTTCCAAAAAAATTGTGCAGCGCATGCTGCTCATCGTGGTGTGTTTTGCCGTCCTGGGGCTGATTCCAATTGTGGCGAAGCTCTTTCACATTCAGATCATTCAAAACGAGTTCTACCAGAAAAAGGCGATTGACCAGCAGACGCGGGACACCGAGATCAGCCCGAAGCGCGGCACGATCTATGATCGCAACATGAAAAAACTCGCCGTGAGCGCGTCGGTCGAGACGGTGCTCTTGAATCCTAAGGCGGTCAAAGACGACGAACAGGCAAATCTCATCGCCGACGGAATGGCCGAGATCCTCGGGGTGGACCGCGAGAAGGTCTACAAGCAGACCCAGGCGAACAACTACTATGAGATTATCAAGAAGAAAGTGGAAAAGGAGACCGCCGACCAGGTTCGGACTTTTCTCAGCGAGAACAAGATCAAGTGCATCACCCTCGCCGAGGACAGCAAGCGCTACTATCCCTACGGCAACTTCGCAAGCCACATCCTCGGCTTTACCGACACCGACGGACGCGGCCTCGAGGGGGTCGAGGCCTATTACAACGACATTCTGGAGGGGACGCCCGGGCGCGTCATCACAGCAAAAAACGCAAAAAACACCGATATGCCCTTTAAATATGAAAAGTATATCGACGCGCAAAATGGCGCGAATCTCGTGCTGACCATCGACGAGGTCATGCAGCACTTCCTCGAGAAGCATCTTGCAACGGCCGTTGCCGACTACAAGGTGCAGAACAAGGCCTGCGGCATCATCATGGACATTCACAGCGGTGAAATTCTCGCGATGGCGACCATGCCGGACTACGATCCGAACAACCCGCGTGAGATCACCGACGAGGCGCTCAAGGCTGAGCTCGAAGCGCTCGAGGGGGAGGAGTATACCAAGCGCCAGAGCGAGATCTGGCAGGGAATCTGGCGCAACAAGGCCATCTCAGACAACTATGAGCCGGGCTCGGCGTTCAAGCTCATCACCAGCGCCATGGCGCTGGAGGAGGGCACCCAGTCCGAACAGGACACGTTTTACTGCCCGGGTTACCACAAGGTCGGCGGGCGAACCATCCGCTGCTGGAAGCGTGCGGGACACGGGGCCGAGACCTTTGAAAAGGGACTTCAGAATTCCTGCAACCCGGTGTTCATGCTGGTGGGGGAGAAGCTCGGCGCCGAGACTTTCCAGAAGTACATCAAGGCGTTTGGACTGCGTGAGAAGACCGGGATCGACCTCTACGGCGAGGAGTCCGGCGTATGGTTTCGCGACAGTGACTTCGGCATTGTCAGCCTCGCTGTCGCCTCCTTTGGCCAGACCTTTAAAATCACCCCCATCCAGATGGTGACGGCGGTCGCCGCCATCGGCAACGGCGGAAATCTCGTGGTGCCCCATGTGGCGAAGGAGATCGTCGACGACGACGGCAATGTGCTCGACACATTCCCGACCGAAGTGCGCCGCCAGGTCATCTCGGAGGAGACCTCGCAGCGCGTCATTTCCATGGCGGAGAAAGTCGTCTCGATCGGCACCGGCAAGAACGCCCGCGTGACGGGTTATCAGATTGCGGGCAAGACCGCGACCTCGGAGAAGATCGACCAGAAAAACGAGGAGGGTATCGTCGACAAGAGAATCGCGTCCTTTGTCGCCATCGCCCCGGCGGACGACCCACAGATTGTGGTGTTCGTCATGCTCGACGAGCCGGATATGCCGACCAACATGCAGGGCGGCGGCGCGATTGCGGCGCCCACGGTCTCGAAAATTCTCGCCGACGTGCTGCCCTATATGAACATCGCCCCGCAGTACACCGAGGAGGAACTTGCAAAACTCGAGGTGAAAGTGCCGAATGTGACAGGTCTCACGGTAGCGGAGGCCAAAACTGCCGTCACCGACATCGGCTGTACGGTCAGCGTCAACGGAAGCGGTGAAACCGTGATTTCCCAGATGCCGAAAGAGGGACAGAAACTGACAAAAGGCGGACGGGTAATCCTGTATACTGAAGAGACCGACGTCAAGCTCGTGGAGGTGCCAAACCTTGTGGGCAAGAGCATGCCGGCGGCGAGAAAGGCGCTCTCGGGCGTGGGGCTGAACATCAGCGCCCAGGGCAAGGATTCCGACAGCGCCGAGGCAACGGTGACCAAACAGTATGTTGAGGCCGGTACCATGGTTGAGGCGGGCAGCATCGTGGCCGTCGACTATAAATTTGACACGGGAACAGAGTGACAAAAGTGAGGAGTGAGTGGAAATGAAGCTTCG
This genomic interval carries:
- the rsmD gene encoding 16S rRNA (guanine(966)-N(2))-methyltransferase RsmD; this translates as MRVITGTARGIRLTTPPGLDTRPTIDRVKEAVFSKIQFEIEGRDVLDLFAGSGQMGIEALSRGARHCDFCDLDQRACDCIRDNLLRTDLEQSGEIYAIDYLRMLSFAQRTRRYGLVFLDPPYQQDDLERSLEHLANGDILTDDAVVVCECGLEKELPETAGCLVKGKSARYGKVRIEVYRRETR
- the rsmH gene encoding 16S rRNA (cytosine(1402)-N(4))-methyltransferase RsmH — encoded protein: MELTHRPVLLDECINALNIRPDGIYVDGTLGGGGHAREVLGRLTTGRLIGIDQDDYAVARAGERLACFGERLNIVHDNFKNIRPILSRLGIRGVDGVLLDLGVSSFQFDDGARGFSYQHDARLDMRMSKENPLTAYDVVNTYSQQELTRVLRDYGEEKFAPRIARKICESRQTKPVETTFELVELIKAGIPAAARREGGHPAKRSFQALRVEVNNELGILEQSIRDIVEVLNPGGRICIITFQSLEDRIVSGTYKKLATGCTCPPDFPVCVCGKSPVVRIITKKPILPGERELGENNRSHSARLRVAEKMKGEEGTVCRT
- a CDS encoding penicillin-binding transpeptidase domain-containing protein; amino-acid sequence: MNKGLSKKIVQRMLLIVVCFAVLGLIPIVAKLFHIQIIQNEFYQKKAIDQQTRDTEISPKRGTIYDRNMKKLAVSASVETVLLNPKAVKDDEQANLIADGMAEILGVDREKVYKQTQANNYYEIIKKKVEKETADQVRTFLSENKIKCITLAEDSKRYYPYGNFASHILGFTDTDGRGLEGVEAYYNDILEGTPGRVITAKNAKNTDMPFKYEKYIDAQNGANLVLTIDEVMQHFLEKHLATAVADYKVQNKACGIIMDIHSGEILAMATMPDYDPNNPREITDEALKAELEALEGEEYTKRQSEIWQGIWRNKAISDNYEPGSAFKLITSAMALEEGTQSEQDTFYCPGYHKVGGRTIRCWKRAGHGAETFEKGLQNSCNPVFMLVGEKLGAETFQKYIKAFGLREKTGIDLYGEESGVWFRDSDFGIVSLAVASFGQTFKITPIQMVTAVAAIGNGGNLVVPHVAKEIVDDDGNVLDTFPTEVRRQVISEETSQRVISMAEKVVSIGTGKNARVTGYQIAGKTATSEKIDQKNEEGIVDKRIASFVAIAPADDPQIVVFVMLDEPDMPTNMQGGGAIAAPTVSKILADVLPYMNIAPQYTEEELAKLEVKVPNVTGLTVAEAKTAVTDIGCTVSVNGSGETVISQMPKEGQKLTKGGRVILYTEETDVKLVEVPNLVGKSMPAARKALSGVGLNISAQGKDSDSAEATVTKQYVEAGTMVEAGSIVAVDYKFDTGTE
- the uvrC gene encoding excinuclease ABC subunit UvrC — translated: MDQKTLARLKEKVKQLPMTPGIYMMRDKAGKIIYVGKAKLLKNRVSQYFNGIDRHTPKVYRMVQNVDDFDVIITDSELEALVLECSQIKHYMPKYNILLKDDKNYPYIKLDVDSPYPRLSMTRRRLDDRARYFGPYSGSVGEIIRTINRMFKLPTCHKSFPRDFDRERPCLNYSIKNCMGVCTGKISEQEYREAIDQAVEILEGRYERVAEELTQKMTEAAEALSFEKAALYRDRLTAIRKLADHQKVVAAPSVNRDVIGFYKNAFQAVVEVFLIRSGKLAQEESFVFAPEDYDDEPAALGEFVKQFYEVRRDIPGEILLSGDVEDRELIEAFLTQRAGRRVRLRVPQRGELKKLTNMVCKNAQDRLARMLPREEKVKKTIAELQQKLGLPKPPVRIEAIDISNTAGSDVVGAIIVFENGEPKKSGYKKYKIKSFDGQDDYAAMREVLYRRFRRYQEGDAGFDTLPDLLLLDGGKGHVATVRPLLEEMEIPVPVFGMVKDDRHRTRGLTTDSEEITISPASPAFVLVGRIQEEVHRFVIEYHRSTRGRKMLRSGLSAVPGLGPTRVKNLLTEFKTIENIRRASIDDLCRVKGMTRRAAENIKRHYGELS
- the coaD gene encoding pantetheine-phosphate adenylyltransferase — its product is MKTAVCPGSYDPVTIGHMDVIRRTAGLFDRVVVTVLVNREKTPRFSLEERVAMLEKCVAGIPGVSVDVYEGLLADYVQKIGAAAVVKGVRDFMDYAMETRMAQINRKIGAQPVETLLLPARAELLHVSSSTVWQIARAGGEIKDYIPPQIWVEIEKRLAETEESK
- a CDS encoding HrpE/YscL family type III secretion apparatus protein, which encodes MNTQDCIERLEDVIDEAWNLPLSNGKCVVDAETIRELVREVRDSLPGELEQAMKIVKDRNDIITTARHEAEVIVKNAQEKARALVSRDEIVLEARKQGNELLASAKKQAADIVNLANEQASALVADTNRHVSDLMSETNEKVREMKQMANDYADDMMRKMSEVLGAALTDVRQTYQTFKNNRL
- the mraZ gene encoding division/cell wall cluster transcriptional repressor MraZ: MLIGQYKHNVDLKGRLIMPQKFRDDLGETYIVTRGLDSCLFVYPMKEWEVLAERIKALPMAKGRELQRFFFANAEEVVTDAQGRMLIPANLRQYAGLKKEAVVIGSLTRVEIWDRQSWENACENLTGSAVEEAMIELGF